In Pongo pygmaeus isolate AG05252 chromosome 19, NHGRI_mPonPyg2-v2.0_pri, whole genome shotgun sequence, the genomic stretch CTCTCAGAGATGTTGCCAATTCCAGAGAGCAGCTCCTTTATTTTCCGGCCTGCACTCTCTGTGGTCATCCTGGCTGGGCCAGGCATCTCAGAGTCCAGGTCCAGGCTGCAGGTCATCAGGCGGCCTTTGGCGGACAGGGCCAGGAGCTTGGTGCCACCTGGTGACAGACACACATGGGGCCTGGTCAGCAGGCTGGGAGGGGCAAGTAGCGTGACACTTGGTGGTGTTTCCCCCGGCTCCAGGAAAAAAGTTGGAAGACGGCCAAGGCCAGTGTCCAGTGAGGAAGAGAAGGTCCCAAGGCAAATGCACTGTCCCCACCCTGGGCTTCTGTCAGTGGCCCCGAGCCACGCCATCTCTGATCCCACCCGTAGCCCTCTCTTCTGCAGTGGAGACAGTCTGGCGTTTCCCTTCAAAGCCCTTCTCTCCTGCTGTGTATGTATTTTCCGTGGCGAGATTTATTAGCATGCTCACAACGCGAGCACACACAGGCAAGTGCACTGGTAGGAGGTGTGTGGCTCTATTTCTCTCACCCCAACACTGGGCACACACAGCTAAAACCCTCTCTGGCTTTTTCTGTGGAAAACACAAAACTAGAATTCCACAATGCCATCTGCTTTTGGTCCAGAGCAGACTCACAGGCAGGCCACACCATGACACGAGCAAGCATTTGCAGCCGTTGGAAGAAAGGCGAGTCCAGAACAGACCTCCCTGGGCTGCTCGCCACACGAGACCTGCCAAAGAGACGCTTGCAGCGGACCCCCCAAGATGCAGTTTCCTCTGAGTCCACAGCCAGCAAGCAGCAAACTCAGATCCTACCAGGCCCAGGGCCACACCCTAGACCCCAGAGGCAGAGCAACAGGTGGACCCACCACCAGCCCAACCTTGAGACAAGAAGAGAGCTCACCACTAGGCTGTATCAGCACCTGTCAGCCTTGCAAAAGAACACGCCCAGGAAAGGAAGGCGGCCTGATAGTAGCAGACAGCCAAAAAGGGTGCTCCACTCTGGGCTCCCATCTTTCATTTTAGACAGCAGCTCATACCTTCATGCGTCCTGGGAGACGCGGACAGAGAGACGACACTGCAGATGTTCAGGCTGGCTGGGCACAGCATGGGGGGCAGGCCTCCCGGGCCTTCTTCGGGCTGCTCAGGGCCCAGCAGGGTGCTTCCCCGAGACAGATCCACCACACAGAGGTCAGAAGGGGTGCTGTGGTACACGCGGCCACCCCCACCACAGGCAGCGCAGAGCATGGGGCCTGGGAGGCAGTACTCCCGCAGCTCGGGCACCAGCTTCCCGGACTCATCCCAGCTGGCCTTGATGGCCAGCATCCGGCCGTGGTGACCAAGGGCCACCAGACAGTCACAGTGCACATCCTCGTCAGGCAGAAAATTCTCTGCGGCTTCTGCAGCCTGTGGCTCGGTCTTCAAGGCCCCTATGAAGATGACGGGCTCCTCCAGGTGATGGAGGATCTTGACAAGGGCATTTGGGTCACCAGGGGCTGACCTGGAGGTGACCAGGGCCTTCAGGATCACACAGCAGAGCTGGCCATCAGGGAGACCACAGAGGACCACAGGTGACTGCAGGAGGGTGGCATCAGCTCCAAAGAGGAGCCCGAAGAGGGCGTCCTCCAGCGTGAAGCCCCCGGAGCCCCCGAGCAGGTCGTGCGGGACCCTGGAGCCTGACGGTGACACACAGCACAGCACTGGAAGGAAGTGGGGAGCTGCAGGCTTTCCTGGGACCCCGGCTGGGGGTGTGTAGGAGGACAGCTCCACCTCACCGATCTGGCCTCCTGGCCGGGGGTCCTCCCCAGGACAGGGCTGCTCAAACAGCTGCATCTTCCATCGCGTAGGGCCCTGCACCAGGGTGACCAGCACACTGTCCAGCAAGGTGAACGCGCACAGCGCAGCATCAGGAAGTATGCAGGCGTCGGGGTCCACAGGGATCACGGGCGAAGGCTGGTCACCATCCTCGCTGTCCCTGTCATCCTGGCTCGTAGACCTTTGAGAACAGGGACGCACTGGTCAGGCCTGGGCAGGGTGGGATTCCCACGTTCTCTTCACAATAACCTGGCATGGAGCAGTCTGGCTCAGGGGTTCCCGCAGTGACCCCCAAGGCCGCTCAGCAGTCCATCTGCCACATGGCCTCCCACCTTCCCCACGAAGGATACTCTTGACAGGAAGTACCAGGCATCCAAAACCAGCTTGAACGGACACCCCTCAGCATAGAACCGTCAGGCTGAGGCCCAGGCTGCAAAGTGCACAGGCTGCCCCCTCTACAGCCTGGGCCTCCGTCAGCAGCTGCTGGCTCTGCACTGAAGACAGGCCTGGCCTGGCTGCCCGGAGCTCGCTTCCTTCCAACCCAGATGGTGTCCACTGATCACTGACTCGGGGTCACGGTGCCTTTGCTGTCTCCTCCCTCCAATAAAGACCCAGCCTCGGGGGCGTGTCTCACCAGACAGCACCGGGCCACCAGGGCCCAAAGGAGAGGATCCCGCGCCCCGCCGTGAGCTTAACCATGTGAACCCCACTTACTAAGGACTGTGAGCAAGACACTTGCACAAAGAGTGCTGGGGGCAGGGGCTCCAGATATGGGCAGGGATGGCGGCCAAGGCTTCAGAGCTGGCGGCAGCCCGGGTACCCAAGCGCGATGAGGTGGGGCTGCTCGCTCTGAAGCAGTCTGGGGGCAGCAGGAGCGTGCGGGAGGGAGGCCGCGGGCCCGCCCTCACCTGCTCCTGCCCGGGTGGTCCAGCGACAGGCAGTAAAGGCCCCTCCGGGCGCACAGCGCGTACAGCAACCTGCGCGGCGCCAGCAGCTCCAGGTGCCACACCTGGTCGGGGAACCGGAACGCCGCCTGCGGACCGGGGCGCGGGTCAGGCCGACGCGACGCGCGGGCCCGCGGTCTTCATTTTCACGCGAACCGCCGCCCCCGCCCGGTCCCTCCCGCCCCCGCGGGCCGGCGCTCACGGTCAGCAGCCCGCCGTCCTGGTCGTACACGTAGACGAGCTCGCTCCCGGTGGACAGGAAGACCTCTGCCTCATGGCACAGCACGCGGGGCTTGCCCGCCGCCAGGCCCCCGAGAGGGCAGCAGAAGCCCGCCAGGTAGCGGACCCGCGGCGCGGCGCCGGCCATCCTGCACGCGGGCCCGTCAGAGTGAGGAGCCCCGGCCGCGCGGCGGCGGCTCCGCCTGGGAGCGCTTTACGGCAGCCTGCTGTGCGGCGCGACCTCCGCCGTAAAGCGGTCGGCGGTGCCGGGGGCGGGCCGGAAAGGACGCGCTGCTGGGACTCGGGGA encodes the following:
- the FAAP100 gene encoding Fanconi anemia core complex-associated protein 100 isoform X1 — encoded protein: MAGAAPRVRYLAGFCCPLGGLAAGKPRVLCHEAEVFLSTGSELVYVYDQDGGLLTAAFRFPDQVWHLELLAPRRLLYALCARRGLYCLSLDHPGRSRSTSQDDRDSEDGDQPSPVIPVDPDACILPDAALCAFTLLDSVLVTLVQGPTRWKMQLFEQPCPGEDPRPGGQIGEVELSSYTPPAGVPGKPAAPHFLPVLCCVSPSGSRVPHDLLGGSGGFTLEDALFGLLFGADATLLQSPVVLCGLPDGQLCCVILKALVTSRSAPGDPNALVKILHHLEEPVIFIGALKTEPQAAEAAENFLPDEDVHCDCLVALGHHGRMLAIKASWDESGKLVPELREYCLPGPMLCAACGGGGRVYHSTPSDLCVVDLSRGSTLLGPEQPEEGPGGLPPMLCPASLNICSVVSLSASPRTHEGGTKLLALSAKGRLMTCSLDLDSEMPGPARMTTESAGRKIKELLSGIGNISERVSFLKKAVDQRNKALTSLNEAMNVSCALLSSGTGPRPISCTTSTTWSRLQTQDVLMATCVLENSSNFSLDQGWTLCIQVLTSSCALDLDSACSAITYTIPVDQLGPGARREVTLPLGPGENGGLDLPVTVSCTLFYSLREVVGGALAPSDSEDPFLDECPSDVLPEQEGVCLPLSRHTVDMLQCLRFPGLAPPHTRAPSPLGPTRDPVATFLETCREPGSQPAGPASLRAEYLPPSVASIKVSAELLRAALKDGHSGVPLCCATLQWLLAENAAVDVVKARALSSIQGVAPDGADVHLIVREVAMTDLCPAGPIQAVEIQVESSSLADICRAHHAIVGRMQTMVTEQAAQGSSAPDLRVQYLRQIHANHETLLREVQTLRDRLCTEDEASSCATAQRLLQVYRQLRHPSLILL
- the FAAP100 gene encoding Fanconi anemia core complex-associated protein 100 isoform X2, which translates into the protein MAGAAPRVRYLAGFCCPLGGLAAGKPRVLCHEAEVFLSTGSELVYVYDQDGGLLTAAFRFPDQVWHLELLAPRRLLYALCARRGLYCLSLDHPGRSRSTSQDDRDSEDGDQPSPVIPVDPDACILPDAALCAFTLLDSVLVTLVQGPTRWKMQLFEQPCPGEDPRPGGQIGEVELSSYTPPAGVPGKPAAPHFLPVLCCVSPSGSRVPHDLLGGSGGFTLEDALFGLLFGADATLLQSPVVLCGLPDGQLCCVILKALVTSRSAPGDPNALVKILHHLEEPVIFIGALKTEPQAAEAAENFLPDEDVHCDCLVALGHHGRMLAIKASWDESGKLVPELREYCLPGPMLCAACGGGGRVYHSTPSDLCVVDLSRGSTLLGPEQPEEGPGGLPPMLCPASLNICSVVSLSASPRTHEGGTKLLALSAKGRLMTCSLDLDSEMPGPARMTTESAGRKIKELLSGIGNISERVSFLKKAVDQRNKALTSLNEAMNVSCALLSSGTGPRPISCTTSTTWSRLQTQDVLMATCVLENSSNFSLDQGWTLCIQVLTSSCALDLDSACSAITYTIPVDQLGPGARREVTLPLGPGVPLCCATLQWLLAENAAVDVVKARALSSIQGVAPDGADVHLIVREVAMTDLCPAGPIQAVEIQVESSSLADICRAHHAIVGRMQTMVTEQAAQGSSAPDLRVQYLRQIHANHETLLREVQTLRDRLCTEDEASSCATAQRLLQVYRQLRHPSLILL